From a single Candidatus Defluviilinea gracilis genomic region:
- a CDS encoding glycine--tRNA ligase subunit beta has protein sequence MSSTFQSIILNLQSFWASHGCLITQPYYTQVGAGTMNPSTFLRVLGPEPWNVAYVEPSVRPDDGRYGENPNRFQKHTQFQVILKPDTGNPQELYLDSLKALGIDPRQHDIRFVEDNWEQPAIAAWGLGWEVWLDGQEITQFTYFQQMGGVALNPVSVEITYGLERILIALNNAKAIWDEEWGAGVTYGEIIRREEFEHSKYYYEVADVERARQMYDLFSAEADACLAQGLLVPAHDYVLKSSHTFNILDARGAISVAERQAFFRRMRELARRVAEGYEEQRKELEYPLLKESQKSKVTGQNLPATFDLRPSTFVLEIGVEELPAADVDSAQAYLVTRIPNLLDELYLEHENIRIYATPRRLAIAVDSLSPTQPDREEEVKGPPADKAIVRQTSSLSAGQTGSLTYTQAAIGFAKKNGINVEDLQVREHAQAGGKYVFAVVKQKGRPTPEVLAEALPKLIAEIKFEKSMRWNDSGVSFSRPIRWYVALFGDMVIPFEYAGVVSSNTSRGLRPYDSPEIKIPSADKYFGIIREAGIILDKEERKASIVEQVKQAASLVGGEALIEDGLLNEVANLIEMPTAVMGGFYDEFLSLPRDVLISVMKKHQRYFPVQSKVEGQKSGDPSIFDLRPSTLLPHFIAIRNGDDIGVDIVRQGNEHVLSARFTDANFFVREDLKLKLEEFRPKLASLTFHTKLGSMLDKSDRILKLGAEIGALLGYQGDLNTIKHLGRAAYLCKADLATQMVTEMTSLQGIIGGEYALRSGEAPEVAQAIAEQYQTAPRSKIGLAVALTDRIDSLVGLFAAGLAPTGAKDPFGLRRAAIGIVQPLIEHDIAVDLALAVKRSALTQPIKVDDGTQNTILEFIAGRLSVVLKDAGYKHDVVEAVLAEQSANPAASARAVKQLQAWVGREDWSTILPAFARCVRITRDQEKTFKVTEKAFVEKEEKDLFAAFQKTVKHQPSTVDELFEIVVKLTPSINAFFDKVLVMADDKKLQENRLGLLQQIAVLSKGIADLSKLEGF, from the coding sequence ATGTCTTCAACTTTCCAATCCATCATCCTCAACCTCCAATCCTTCTGGGCATCGCACGGATGCCTGATCACCCAGCCCTACTACACCCAAGTCGGCGCAGGGACGATGAACCCGTCCACCTTCCTGCGCGTGCTCGGACCCGAACCGTGGAATGTGGCGTACGTCGAGCCGTCTGTCCGCCCCGATGACGGGCGTTATGGCGAGAACCCGAATCGCTTTCAGAAGCACACGCAGTTTCAAGTCATCCTCAAGCCCGATACAGGAAATCCGCAAGAGTTGTATCTCGACTCGCTCAAGGCGCTCGGCATTGACCCGCGTCAGCACGACATCCGCTTTGTGGAGGACAACTGGGAACAGCCCGCCATCGCCGCGTGGGGTTTGGGTTGGGAGGTCTGGCTCGACGGGCAGGAGATCACGCAGTTCACCTACTTCCAGCAGATGGGCGGCGTGGCGCTCAACCCCGTCTCGGTCGAGATCACCTATGGGCTTGAACGCATCCTCATCGCGCTCAACAACGCCAAAGCCATCTGGGACGAAGAGTGGGGCGCAGGCGTCACCTACGGCGAGATCATCCGCCGCGAAGAGTTCGAACATTCCAAATATTATTACGAAGTCGCCGACGTCGAGCGTGCCCGTCAGATGTACGATCTTTTCTCCGCCGAAGCCGACGCCTGTCTCGCGCAAGGTTTGCTCGTTCCCGCGCACGATTATGTCCTCAAGTCCTCGCACACCTTCAACATCCTCGACGCCCGCGGCGCGATCTCTGTCGCCGAACGTCAGGCGTTTTTCAGACGGATGCGCGAACTCGCCCGCCGCGTCGCGGAGGGATATGAGGAACAGCGCAAAGAGTTGGAGTATCCGCTCTTGAAAGAGAGTCAAAAGTCAAAGGTTACAGGTCAAAACCTTCCTGCGACTTTCGACCTTCGACCTTCGACCTTCGTTTTGGAAATTGGAGTTGAGGAACTCCCCGCCGCCGATGTGGACTCCGCCCAAGCGTATCTCGTAACTCGCATCCCGAATCTCCTCGACGAACTTTATCTTGAACACGAAAATATCCGCATCTACGCAACCCCGCGTCGACTCGCCATTGCGGTTGATTCACTTTCCCCGACTCAGCCCGACCGTGAAGAGGAGGTCAAAGGTCCCCCCGCGGATAAAGCCATCGTACGACAAACTTCCAGTTTGTCTGCGGGTCAAACTGGAAGTTTGACTTACACTCAAGCGGCGATTGGCTTTGCAAAGAAAAACGGAATCAACGTCGAAGACCTCCAAGTCCGCGAACACGCGCAAGCGGGGGGCAAATACGTTTTCGCCGTCGTCAAACAAAAGGGACGCCCGACTCCCGAAGTGTTAGCCGAAGCGTTGCCGAAACTCATCGCTGAAATCAAATTTGAAAAATCCATGCGCTGGAATGATTCAGGCGTTTCATTCTCGCGTCCGATTCGCTGGTATGTGGCATTGTTCGGTGATATGGTCATTCCGTTTGAATATGCAGGCGTGGTTTCAAGCAACACCTCACGCGGACTTCGCCCATACGACTCTCCCGAAATCAAAATCCCCTCGGCAGATAAATACTTCGGTATTATCCGTGAAGCAGGAATCATCCTCGATAAAGAAGAACGCAAAGCATCCATCGTGGAGCAGGTCAAACAAGCCGCGTCGCTGGTCGGTGGGGAAGCGCTCATCGAAGATGGACTGCTCAACGAAGTCGCCAACCTCATCGAAATGCCCACCGCCGTCATGGGCGGATTCTACGATGAATTCCTCTCATTGCCGCGTGATGTGCTGATCTCGGTGATGAAGAAACACCAGAGATACTTTCCAGTCCAGTCAAAAGTCGAAGGTCAAAAGTCGGGCGACCCTTCGATCTTCGACCTTCGACCTTCAACCTTGCTCCCGCACTTCATCGCCATCCGCAACGGAGACGACATCGGCGTGGACATCGTCCGTCAGGGCAACGAACACGTTTTGAGCGCGCGCTTCACCGACGCCAACTTCTTCGTCCGCGAAGACCTCAAACTCAAACTGGAAGAGTTCCGCCCAAAACTCGCCTCGTTGACCTTCCACACCAAACTCGGCTCGATGCTCGATAAATCGGACCGCATCCTGAAACTTGGCGCGGAGATCGGCGCGTTGTTAGGATATCAAGGCGACTTGAATACGATCAAGCATCTCGGACGCGCCGCGTATCTTTGTAAAGCAGACCTTGCAACGCAAATGGTTACCGAAATGACATCGTTGCAAGGAATCATCGGCGGTGAATATGCACTGCGGAGCGGAGAGGCTCCAGAGGTGGCGCAAGCGATCGCCGAACAATATCAAACCGCGCCGCGTTCGAAGATCGGTTTGGCGGTTGCGCTGACTGATCGAATCGATTCACTCGTCGGGCTTTTTGCCGCAGGGTTGGCTCCCACAGGCGCGAAAGACCCGTTTGGCTTGCGCCGCGCCGCCATTGGGATTGTCCAACCGTTGATCGAACATGATATCGCTGTTGACCTTGCGCTAGCGGTGAAGCGTTCGGCGCTGACACAGCCCATAAAGGTCGACGATGGCACCCAAAATACTATTTTGGAATTCATCGCTGGTCGTTTATCTGTTGTCTTGAAAGACGCTGGTTACAAGCACGATGTGGTCGAAGCCGTGCTTGCGGAGCAGTCCGCCAACCCTGCGGCGTCCGCTCGGGCGGTGAAGCAACTTCAAGCGTGGGTCGGACGCGAGGACTGGTCCACGATCCTGCCCGCGTTTGCGCGTTGTGTCCGCATCACGCGCGATCAGGAAAAGACATTCAAAGTCACCGAGAAAGCCTTTGTCGAAAAAGAAGAAAAAGATTTGTTCGCCGCGTTCCAGAAAACTGTCAAACATCAACCATCAACTGTGGACGAACTATTCGAGATCGTCGTCAAACTAACCCCATCCATCAACGCGTTCTTTGATAAAGTGTTGGTGATGGCAGATGACAAGAAATTGCAGGAGAATCGTCTCGGCTTACTGCAACAAATCGCCGTGCTATCAAAAGGCATCGCCGATCTGAGCAAACTCGAAGGGTTCTAA
- a CDS encoding DNA primase, translating into MSTIDEIKSKIDIVDLVSEAGVKLRHAGKNYTGFCPFHDNKHSPAFVVWPETGTWRCFGQCNEGGDIFKFVMKREGLDFKEALQKLAARAGVELKEYQRETPEQKEAYENLRKLLEDAIIYYRTHLFNNKDILDYLRTKRRLTDSTIETFGLGYAPAGYDNLLKHFTQRGYTEQDLIDSGMLSVRESESQVSNLQSRSFDRFRNRIMIPIRDEQGRMAGFGARIVDPNDVPKFLNSPETPIFSKGRLLYGLDRARKPIRTADQAVIVEGYLDVIALHQAGYENVVSPMGTALTEDQMRLLKKFTRRIVLALDPDTAGQKAVLRGLDAARSAMDKEGELGFDARGLLKNESRLQADLRVATMPDDLDPDEIVARDKDEWKKLIEGAKPIVTHVMETLAAGQNINDPKVKNGIAAQVLPLIEDLPNALERDTYRQALARMLRVDERSLLATQAQGGVLSGSKYPRVRRPRQVEKIEVRESVSPVTVSVSSSKAVEEYVIGVLFRKPELLYRLDRSLQEFGLIALTAEDFDYTDNQLLFGLIRESVEQDKTEHHDFVVEALPESLQARSRELVKEAERQKQLDEKLLEELLRGVIKLRRVAAGENINQLRFLQEEAHESGDARASSYQDLVLQHTRLLRDLDQAHRKMAVKRLE; encoded by the coding sequence ATGTCCACCATTGATGAAATCAAATCCAAAATAGACATCGTTGACCTCGTCTCGGAGGCGGGAGTCAAACTGCGCCACGCGGGGAAGAATTACACGGGGTTCTGCCCGTTTCACGATAACAAACATTCGCCCGCGTTCGTCGTCTGGCCCGAGACGGGGACGTGGCGATGCTTCGGTCAATGCAACGAGGGCGGCGACATCTTCAAGTTCGTGATGAAGCGCGAGGGGTTGGATTTCAAAGAGGCTCTGCAAAAACTCGCCGCGCGCGCAGGCGTGGAATTAAAAGAATACCAGCGCGAAACGCCTGAGCAAAAAGAAGCGTATGAAAATCTCCGCAAGTTGTTGGAAGATGCGATCATTTATTATCGGACTCATCTGTTCAACAACAAGGATATTCTCGATTACCTCCGCACAAAACGCAGATTGACCGACTCAACCATCGAAACATTCGGCTTGGGTTACGCACCCGCAGGCTACGACAACCTCCTCAAACATTTCACCCAACGCGGTTACACCGAACAAGACTTAATTGATTCGGGTATGCTCTCCGTCCGCGAATCGGAATCTCAAGTCTCCAATCTCCAGTCTCGTTCTTTCGACCGCTTCCGCAACCGCATCATGATTCCCATCCGCGACGAGCAGGGACGCATGGCGGGATTCGGCGCGCGCATCGTGGACCCGAACGACGTGCCGAAATTTTTGAACTCGCCCGAAACGCCGATCTTCTCAAAAGGACGCCTGCTCTACGGGCTGGATCGCGCGCGCAAACCGATTCGGACTGCCGACCAAGCGGTCATCGTCGAAGGCTATCTCGATGTCATTGCCTTGCATCAGGCGGGATACGAAAACGTCGTCTCGCCAATGGGCACCGCGTTGACCGAAGACCAGATGCGACTGTTGAAAAAATTCACGCGGCGGATCGTCCTCGCGCTTGATCCTGACACCGCAGGACAGAAAGCCGTGCTACGCGGACTCGACGCGGCGCGTTCAGCCATGGATAAAGAAGGGGAGTTGGGATTTGATGCGCGTGGATTACTAAAAAATGAGTCGCGTTTGCAAGCAGACTTGCGCGTGGCGACCATGCCTGATGACCTCGATCCTGATGAGATCGTCGCGCGCGATAAAGATGAATGGAAGAAGTTGATCGAAGGCGCGAAGCCCATCGTCACGCATGTGATGGAGACTCTCGCGGCGGGACAAAATATCAACGACCCGAAGGTGAAGAATGGTATCGCCGCGCAGGTGCTTCCTTTAATTGAAGACTTGCCCAACGCGTTGGAACGCGACACGTATCGTCAGGCGTTGGCGCGGATGCTGAGAGTGGATGAACGTTCACTACTGGCGACGCAGGCTCAAGGCGGCGTACTGAGCGGGTCGAAGTATCCGCGAGTGAGGCGACCGAGGCAGGTTGAGAAGATTGAAGTCCGCGAATCCGTATCGCCTGTCACAGTGTCGGTTTCGTCCAGTAAAGCGGTCGAGGAATATGTGATCGGCGTGTTGTTCAGAAAGCCCGAGTTGTTGTATCGGCTGGATCGGTCGTTGCAGGAGTTCGGCTTGATCGCGTTGACCGCCGAAGATTTTGACTATACCGACAATCAGTTGTTGTTCGGGTTGATCCGCGAGTCGGTGGAGCAGGATAAAACGGAGCATCACGATTTTGTGGTGGAGGCGTTGCCCGAGTCTCTGCAGGCGCGTTCGCGCGAGTTGGTGAAAGAGGCGGAGAGGCAAAAACAGTTGGATGAAAAATTGCTCGAGGAATTATTGCGCGGCGTGATCAAGTTGCGGCGGGTGGCGGCGGGGGAGAACATCAACCAGTTGCGGTTTTTGCAGGAAGAGGCGCACGAGAGCGGGGATGCGCGCGCATCGTCGTATCAGGACTTGGTGTTACAGCATACGCGGCTGTTGCGCGACCTGGATCAGGCGCACCGAAAAATGGCGGTCAAAAGGTTGGAATAA